The following are from one region of the Vicugna pacos chromosome 9, VicPac4, whole genome shotgun sequence genome:
- the SLC12A4 gene encoding solute carrier family 12 member 4 isoform X4, with protein sequence MTTSRVSVGWTTGSAPSGRTRMEELDIRPKVSSLLGKLVSYTNLTQGAKEHEEAESGEGTRRRAAKAPSMGTLMGVYLPCLQNIFGVILFLRLTWMVGTAGVLQALLIVLICCCCTLLTAISMSAIATNGVVPAGGSYFMISRSLGPEFGGAVGLCFYLGTTFAAAMYILGAIEILLTYIAPSAAIFYPTGTHDMSSATLNNMRVYGTIFLTFMTLVVFVGVKYVNKFASLFLACVIISILSIYAGGIKSIFDPPVFPVCMLGNRTLSRDQFDVCAKTTVVDNETVATRLWSLFCHGPNLTADSCDPYFLLNNVTEIPGIPGAAAGVLQENLWSTYLEKGEVVEKHELPSTDAVGLKESLPLYVVADIATSFTVLVGIFFPSVTGIMAGSNRSGDLRDAQKSIPVGTILAIVTTSLVYFSSVVLFGACIEGVVLRDKYGDGVSRNLVVGTLAWPSPWVIVIGSFFSTCGAGLQSLTGAPRLLQAIAKDNIIPFLRVFGHGKANGEPTWALLLTALIAELGILIASLDMVAPILSMFFLMCYLFVNLACAVQTLLRTPNWRPRFKYYHWALSFLGMSLCLALMFVSSWYYALVAMLIAGMIYKYIEYQGAEKEWGDGIRGLSLSAARYALLRLEEGPPHTKNWRPQLLVLLKLDEDLHVKYPRLLTFASQLKAGKGLTIVGSVIQGSFLESYGEAQAAEQTIKNMMEIEKVKGFCQVVVASKVREGLAHLIQSCGLGGMRHNSVVLGWPYGWRQSEDPRAWKTFIDTVRCTTAAHLALLVPKNIAFYPSNHERYLEGHIDVWWIVHDGGMLMLLPFLLRQHKVWRKCRMRIFTVAQMDDNSIQMKKDLAVFLYHLRLEAEVEVVEMHNSDISAYTYERTLMMEQRSQMLRQMRLTKTEREREAQLVKDRHSALRLESLYSDEEDESAAGTDKIQMTWTRDKYTAAEPWDPSHAPDNFRELVHIKPDQSNVRRMHTAVKLNEVIVTRSHDARLVLLNMPGPPKNSEGDENYMEFLEVLTEGLERVLLVRGGGREVITIYS encoded by the exons GCACCCAGCATGGGCACCCTCATGGGGGTGTACCTGCCCTGCCTGCAGAATATCTTCGGTGTTATCCTCTTCCTGCGCCTGACCTGGATGGTGGGCACGGCCGGTGTGCTGCAGGCCCTCCTCATCGTGCTCATCTGCTGCTGCTGT ACCTTGCTGACGGCCATCTCCATGAGTGCCATCGCCACCAACGGTGTGGTTCCAG CTGGGGGCTCCTATTTCATGATCTCCCGCTCACTGGGGCCAGAATTTGGAGGAGCTGTGGGCCTGTGCTTCTACCTGGGAACAACATTTGCAGCAGCCATGTACATCCTGGGGGCCATTGAGATCTTGCTG ACCTACATTGCCCCGTCAGCTGCCATTTTTTACCCAACAGGCACTCATGACATGTCAAGTGCCACCTTAAACAATATGCGGGTATATGGGACCATTTTTCTGACTTTCATGACCTTGGTGGTATTTGTTGGTGTGAAGTATGTGAACAAATTTGCCTCGCTCTTCCTGGCCTGTGTGATTATCTCCATCCTCTCCATCTATGCTGGGGGCATCAAGTCTATTTTTGACCCTCCTGTGTTTCC AGTATGTATGCTGGGCAACAGGACCCTGTCCCGGGACCAGTTTGATGTCTGTGCCAAGACGACTGTGGTGGACAATGAGACAGTGGCCACACGACTATGGAGCCTCTTCTGCCACGGCCCCAACCTCACCGCTGACTCCTGCGACCCCTACTTCCTGCTCAACAATGTGACTGAGATCCCTGGCATCCCCGGTGCAGCTGCTGGTGTGCTTCAGG AAAACCTGTGGAGCACCTACCTGGAGAAGGGTGAGGTGGTGGAGAAGCACGAGCTGCCCTCCACGGACGCCGTTGGCCTGAAGGAGAGCCTGCCCCTGTACGTGGTGGCTGACATCGCCACCTCCTTCACCGTGCTCGTTGGCATCTTCTTCCCTTCCGTAACAG GCATAATGGCTGGCTCAAACCGCTCCGGGGACCTCCGAGACGCACAGAAGTCCATTCCAGTGGGGACCATTCTGGCCATTGTTACAACCTCCCTTGTGT ACTTCAGCAGTGTGGTTCTCTTTGGCGCCTGCATCGAGGGTGTGGTACTCCGGGACAA GTATGGTGATGGCGTCAGCAGGAACCTGGTGGTGGGCACATTAGCCTGGCCTTCGCCCTGGGTCATTGTCATCGGCTCCTTCTTCTCAACTTGTGGCGCCGGCCTTCAGAGCCTCACTGGGGCACCACGCCTGTTGCAGGCCATCGCCAAGGACAACATCATCCCCTTCCTCCGG GTTTTTGGCCATGGGAAAGCAAATGGTGAACCAACGTGGGCACTCCTCCTGACGGCACTCATCGCTGAGCTGGGCATCCTCATTGCCTCCCTTGACATGGTGGCCCCCATTTTATCCAT GTTCTTTCTGATGTGTTACCTGTTTGTGAACCTGGCCTGTGCTGTGCAGACGCTCTTGAGGACCCCCAACTGGCGGCCTCGGTTCAAGTACTATCACTG GGCGCTGTCCTTCCTGGGCATGAGCCTCTGCCTGGCTCTTATGTTTGTCTCCTCCTGGTACTATGCCCTGGTTGCCATGCTCATCGCAGGCATGATCTACAAGTACATTGAGTACCAAGG GGCTGAAAAGGAGTGGGGCGACGGGATCCGAGGTCTATCCCTGAGCGCTGCCCGCTATGCGCTGTTGCGGCTGGAGGAGGGGCCTCCTCACACCAAGAACTGGCG GCCTCAGCTGCTGGTGCTACTGAAGCTGGATGAGGACCTTCACGTGAAGTACCCACGGCTCCTGACTTTTGCCTCCCAGCTTAAGGCTGGCAAGGGCCTGACTATCGTTGGTTCTGTCATCCAGGGTAGCTTCTTGGAGAGCTATGGCGAGGCCCAAGCAGCTGAGCAG ACAATCAAGAACATGATGGAGATTGAGAAGGTGAAGGGCTTCTGCCAGGTGGTGGTAGCCAGCAAGGTGCGTGAGGGGCTGGCCCACCTCATCCAGTCCTGCGGCCTGGGCGGCATGAGGCATAACTCCGTGGTGTTGGGCTGGCCCTACGGCTGGCGACAGAGCGAGGATCCACGTGCCTGGAAGACCTTTATTG ataCCGTGCGCTGCACCACGGCTGCCCACCTGGCCCTTCTTGTGCCCAAGAACATCGCCTTCTACCCCAGCAACCATGAACGCTACCTGGAGGGCCACATCGACGTGTGGTGGATCGTCCATGACGGTGGCATGCTCATGCTCTTGCCCTTCCTGCTGCGCCAGCACAAG GTTTGGAGGAAGTGCCGGATGCGTATCTTCACGGTGGCCCAGATGGACGACAACAGCATCCAGATGAAGAAAGATCTGGCCGTCTTCCTATACCACCTGCGCCTTGAAgcagaggtggaggtggtggagatg cataACAGTGACATCTCCGCATATACCTACGAGCGGACACTGATGATGGAACAGCGGTCCCAGATGCTCCGGCAGATGAGGCTGACCAAGACTGAACGGGAGCGAGAA GCCCAGCTGGTTAAGGATCGGCACTCAGCCCTGCGGCTGGAAAGCCTGTACTCAGATGAGGAGGACGAGTCTGCAGCTGGGACTGACAAGATCCAGATGACGTGGACGCGGGACAAGTACACGGCAGCTGAACCCTGGGACCCCAGCCATGCCCCTGACAACTTCCGGGAACTGGTGCATATTAAGCC GGACCAATCAAATGTGCGGCGCATGCACACAGCTGTGAAGCTCAATGAAGTCATTGTCACACGCTCCCACGATGCCCGTTTGGTCCTACTGAACATGCCTGGACCACCCAAAAACAGTGAGGGTGACGAGAACT ACATGGAGTTCCTGGAGGTACTGACAGAGGGCCTCGAGCGGGTGCTGTTGGTACGTGGCGGTGGCCGTGAAGTCATCACCATCTACTCCTGA
- the SLC12A4 gene encoding solute carrier family 12 member 4 isoform X3 yields MTTSRVSVGWTTGSAPSGRTRMAPSMGTLMGVYLPCLQNIFGVILFLRLTWMVGTAGVLQALLIVLICCCCTLLTAISMSAIATNGVVPAGGSYFMISRSLGPEFGGAVGLCFYLGTTFAAAMYILGAIEILLTYIAPSAAIFYPTGTHDMSSATLNNMRVYGTIFLTFMTLVVFVGVKYVNKFASLFLACVIISILSIYAGGIKSIFDPPVFPVCMLGNRTLSRDQFDVCAKTTVVDNETVATRLWSLFCHGPNLTADSCDPYFLLNNVTEIPGIPGAAAGVLQENLWSTYLEKGEVVEKHELPSTDAVGLKESLPLYVVADIATSFTVLVGIFFPSVTGIMAGSNRSGDLRDAQKSIPVGTILAIVTTSLVYFSSVVLFGACIEGVVLRDKYGDGVSRNLVVGTLAWPSPWVIVIGSFFSTCGAGLQSLTGAPRLLQAIAKDNIIPFLRVFGHGKANGEPTWALLLTALIAELGILIASLDMVAPILSMFFLMCYLFVNLACAVQTLLRTPNWRPRFKYYHWALSFLGMSLCLALMFVSSWYYALVAMLIAGMIYKYIEYQGAEKEWGDGIRGLSLSAARYALLRLEEGPPHTKNWRPQLLVLLKLDEDLHVKYPRLLTFASQLKAGKGLTIVGSVIQGSFLESYGEAQAAEQTIKNMMEIEKVKGFCQVVVASKVREGLAHLIQSCGLGGMRHNSVVLGWPYGWRQSEDPRAWKTFIDTVRCTTAAHLALLVPKNIAFYPSNHERYLEGHIDVWWIVHDGGMLMLLPFLLRQHKVWRKCRMRIFTVAQMDDNSIQMKKDLAVFLYHLRLEAEVEVVEMHNSDISAYTYERTLMMEQRSQMLRQMRLTKTEREREAQLVKDRHSALRLESLYSDEEDESAAGTDKIQMTWTRDKYTAAEPWDPSHAPDNFRELVHIKPDQSNVRRMHTAVKLNEVIVTRSHDARLVLLNMPGPPKNSEGDENYMEFLEVLTEGLERVLLVRGGGREVITIYS; encoded by the exons GCACCCAGCATGGGCACCCTCATGGGGGTGTACCTGCCCTGCCTGCAGAATATCTTCGGTGTTATCCTCTTCCTGCGCCTGACCTGGATGGTGGGCACGGCCGGTGTGCTGCAGGCCCTCCTCATCGTGCTCATCTGCTGCTGCTGT ACCTTGCTGACGGCCATCTCCATGAGTGCCATCGCCACCAACGGTGTGGTTCCAG CTGGGGGCTCCTATTTCATGATCTCCCGCTCACTGGGGCCAGAATTTGGAGGAGCTGTGGGCCTGTGCTTCTACCTGGGAACAACATTTGCAGCAGCCATGTACATCCTGGGGGCCATTGAGATCTTGCTG ACCTACATTGCCCCGTCAGCTGCCATTTTTTACCCAACAGGCACTCATGACATGTCAAGTGCCACCTTAAACAATATGCGGGTATATGGGACCATTTTTCTGACTTTCATGACCTTGGTGGTATTTGTTGGTGTGAAGTATGTGAACAAATTTGCCTCGCTCTTCCTGGCCTGTGTGATTATCTCCATCCTCTCCATCTATGCTGGGGGCATCAAGTCTATTTTTGACCCTCCTGTGTTTCC AGTATGTATGCTGGGCAACAGGACCCTGTCCCGGGACCAGTTTGATGTCTGTGCCAAGACGACTGTGGTGGACAATGAGACAGTGGCCACACGACTATGGAGCCTCTTCTGCCACGGCCCCAACCTCACCGCTGACTCCTGCGACCCCTACTTCCTGCTCAACAATGTGACTGAGATCCCTGGCATCCCCGGTGCAGCTGCTGGTGTGCTTCAGG AAAACCTGTGGAGCACCTACCTGGAGAAGGGTGAGGTGGTGGAGAAGCACGAGCTGCCCTCCACGGACGCCGTTGGCCTGAAGGAGAGCCTGCCCCTGTACGTGGTGGCTGACATCGCCACCTCCTTCACCGTGCTCGTTGGCATCTTCTTCCCTTCCGTAACAG GCATAATGGCTGGCTCAAACCGCTCCGGGGACCTCCGAGACGCACAGAAGTCCATTCCAGTGGGGACCATTCTGGCCATTGTTACAACCTCCCTTGTGT ACTTCAGCAGTGTGGTTCTCTTTGGCGCCTGCATCGAGGGTGTGGTACTCCGGGACAA GTATGGTGATGGCGTCAGCAGGAACCTGGTGGTGGGCACATTAGCCTGGCCTTCGCCCTGGGTCATTGTCATCGGCTCCTTCTTCTCAACTTGTGGCGCCGGCCTTCAGAGCCTCACTGGGGCACCACGCCTGTTGCAGGCCATCGCCAAGGACAACATCATCCCCTTCCTCCGG GTTTTTGGCCATGGGAAAGCAAATGGTGAACCAACGTGGGCACTCCTCCTGACGGCACTCATCGCTGAGCTGGGCATCCTCATTGCCTCCCTTGACATGGTGGCCCCCATTTTATCCAT GTTCTTTCTGATGTGTTACCTGTTTGTGAACCTGGCCTGTGCTGTGCAGACGCTCTTGAGGACCCCCAACTGGCGGCCTCGGTTCAAGTACTATCACTG GGCGCTGTCCTTCCTGGGCATGAGCCTCTGCCTGGCTCTTATGTTTGTCTCCTCCTGGTACTATGCCCTGGTTGCCATGCTCATCGCAGGCATGATCTACAAGTACATTGAGTACCAAGG GGCTGAAAAGGAGTGGGGCGACGGGATCCGAGGTCTATCCCTGAGCGCTGCCCGCTATGCGCTGTTGCGGCTGGAGGAGGGGCCTCCTCACACCAAGAACTGGCG GCCTCAGCTGCTGGTGCTACTGAAGCTGGATGAGGACCTTCACGTGAAGTACCCACGGCTCCTGACTTTTGCCTCCCAGCTTAAGGCTGGCAAGGGCCTGACTATCGTTGGTTCTGTCATCCAGGGTAGCTTCTTGGAGAGCTATGGCGAGGCCCAAGCAGCTGAGCAG ACAATCAAGAACATGATGGAGATTGAGAAGGTGAAGGGCTTCTGCCAGGTGGTGGTAGCCAGCAAGGTGCGTGAGGGGCTGGCCCACCTCATCCAGTCCTGCGGCCTGGGCGGCATGAGGCATAACTCCGTGGTGTTGGGCTGGCCCTACGGCTGGCGACAGAGCGAGGATCCACGTGCCTGGAAGACCTTTATTG ataCCGTGCGCTGCACCACGGCTGCCCACCTGGCCCTTCTTGTGCCCAAGAACATCGCCTTCTACCCCAGCAACCATGAACGCTACCTGGAGGGCCACATCGACGTGTGGTGGATCGTCCATGACGGTGGCATGCTCATGCTCTTGCCCTTCCTGCTGCGCCAGCACAAG GTTTGGAGGAAGTGCCGGATGCGTATCTTCACGGTGGCCCAGATGGACGACAACAGCATCCAGATGAAGAAAGATCTGGCCGTCTTCCTATACCACCTGCGCCTTGAAgcagaggtggaggtggtggagatg cataACAGTGACATCTCCGCATATACCTACGAGCGGACACTGATGATGGAACAGCGGTCCCAGATGCTCCGGCAGATGAGGCTGACCAAGACTGAACGGGAGCGAGAA GCCCAGCTGGTTAAGGATCGGCACTCAGCCCTGCGGCTGGAAAGCCTGTACTCAGATGAGGAGGACGAGTCTGCAGCTGGGACTGACAAGATCCAGATGACGTGGACGCGGGACAAGTACACGGCAGCTGAACCCTGGGACCCCAGCCATGCCCCTGACAACTTCCGGGAACTGGTGCATATTAAGCC GGACCAATCAAATGTGCGGCGCATGCACACAGCTGTGAAGCTCAATGAAGTCATTGTCACACGCTCCCACGATGCCCGTTTGGTCCTACTGAACATGCCTGGACCACCCAAAAACAGTGAGGGTGACGAGAACT ACATGGAGTTCCTGGAGGTACTGACAGAGGGCCTCGAGCGGGTGCTGTTGGTACGTGGCGGTGGCCGTGAAGTCATCACCATCTACTCCTGA
- the SLC12A4 gene encoding solute carrier family 12 member 4 isoform X2 encodes MAAEGTLCGLIYLEGSTRGGPEDTKPLTLSTLGHGNHKENSPFLCPMEASRGSDYYDRNLALFEEELDIRPKVSSLLGKLVSYTNLTQGAKEHEEAESGEGTRRRAAKAPSMGTLMGVYLPCLQNIFGVILFLRLTWMVGTAGVLQALLIVLICCCCTLLTAISMSAIATNGVVPAGGSYFMISRSLGPEFGGAVGLCFYLGTTFAAAMYILGAIEILLTYIAPSAAIFYPTGTHDMSSATLNNMRVYGTIFLTFMTLVVFVGVKYVNKFASLFLACVIISILSIYAGGIKSIFDPPVFPVCMLGNRTLSRDQFDVCAKTTVVDNETVATRLWSLFCHGPNLTADSCDPYFLLNNVTEIPGIPGAAAGVLQENLWSTYLEKGEVVEKHELPSTDAVGLKESLPLYVVADIATSFTVLVGIFFPSVTGIMAGSNRSGDLRDAQKSIPVGTILAIVTTSLVYFSSVVLFGACIEGVVLRDKYGDGVSRNLVVGTLAWPSPWVIVIGSFFSTCGAGLQSLTGAPRLLQAIAKDNIIPFLRVFGHGKANGEPTWALLLTALIAELGILIASLDMVAPILSMFFLMCYLFVNLACAVQTLLRTPNWRPRFKYYHWALSFLGMSLCLALMFVSSWYYALVAMLIAGMIYKYIEYQGAEKEWGDGIRGLSLSAARYALLRLEEGPPHTKNWRPQLLVLLKLDEDLHVKYPRLLTFASQLKAGKGLTIVGSVIQGSFLESYGEAQAAEQTIKNMMEIEKVKGFCQVVVASKVREGLAHLIQSCGLGGMRHNSVVLGWPYGWRQSEDPRAWKTFIDTVRCTTAAHLALLVPKNIAFYPSNHERYLEGHIDVWWIVHDGGMLMLLPFLLRQHKVWRKCRMRIFTVAQMDDNSIQMKKDLAVFLYHLRLEAEVEVVEMHNSDISAYTYERTLMMEQRSQMLRQMRLTKTEREREAQLVKDRHSALRLESLYSDEEDESAAGTDKIQMTWTRDKYTAAEPWDPSHAPDNFRELVHIKPDQSNVRRMHTAVKLNEVIVTRSHDARLVLLNMPGPPKNSEGDENYMEFLEVLTEGLERVLLVRGGGREVITIYS; translated from the exons GCACCCAGCATGGGCACCCTCATGGGGGTGTACCTGCCCTGCCTGCAGAATATCTTCGGTGTTATCCTCTTCCTGCGCCTGACCTGGATGGTGGGCACGGCCGGTGTGCTGCAGGCCCTCCTCATCGTGCTCATCTGCTGCTGCTGT ACCTTGCTGACGGCCATCTCCATGAGTGCCATCGCCACCAACGGTGTGGTTCCAG CTGGGGGCTCCTATTTCATGATCTCCCGCTCACTGGGGCCAGAATTTGGAGGAGCTGTGGGCCTGTGCTTCTACCTGGGAACAACATTTGCAGCAGCCATGTACATCCTGGGGGCCATTGAGATCTTGCTG ACCTACATTGCCCCGTCAGCTGCCATTTTTTACCCAACAGGCACTCATGACATGTCAAGTGCCACCTTAAACAATATGCGGGTATATGGGACCATTTTTCTGACTTTCATGACCTTGGTGGTATTTGTTGGTGTGAAGTATGTGAACAAATTTGCCTCGCTCTTCCTGGCCTGTGTGATTATCTCCATCCTCTCCATCTATGCTGGGGGCATCAAGTCTATTTTTGACCCTCCTGTGTTTCC AGTATGTATGCTGGGCAACAGGACCCTGTCCCGGGACCAGTTTGATGTCTGTGCCAAGACGACTGTGGTGGACAATGAGACAGTGGCCACACGACTATGGAGCCTCTTCTGCCACGGCCCCAACCTCACCGCTGACTCCTGCGACCCCTACTTCCTGCTCAACAATGTGACTGAGATCCCTGGCATCCCCGGTGCAGCTGCTGGTGTGCTTCAGG AAAACCTGTGGAGCACCTACCTGGAGAAGGGTGAGGTGGTGGAGAAGCACGAGCTGCCCTCCACGGACGCCGTTGGCCTGAAGGAGAGCCTGCCCCTGTACGTGGTGGCTGACATCGCCACCTCCTTCACCGTGCTCGTTGGCATCTTCTTCCCTTCCGTAACAG GCATAATGGCTGGCTCAAACCGCTCCGGGGACCTCCGAGACGCACAGAAGTCCATTCCAGTGGGGACCATTCTGGCCATTGTTACAACCTCCCTTGTGT ACTTCAGCAGTGTGGTTCTCTTTGGCGCCTGCATCGAGGGTGTGGTACTCCGGGACAA GTATGGTGATGGCGTCAGCAGGAACCTGGTGGTGGGCACATTAGCCTGGCCTTCGCCCTGGGTCATTGTCATCGGCTCCTTCTTCTCAACTTGTGGCGCCGGCCTTCAGAGCCTCACTGGGGCACCACGCCTGTTGCAGGCCATCGCCAAGGACAACATCATCCCCTTCCTCCGG GTTTTTGGCCATGGGAAAGCAAATGGTGAACCAACGTGGGCACTCCTCCTGACGGCACTCATCGCTGAGCTGGGCATCCTCATTGCCTCCCTTGACATGGTGGCCCCCATTTTATCCAT GTTCTTTCTGATGTGTTACCTGTTTGTGAACCTGGCCTGTGCTGTGCAGACGCTCTTGAGGACCCCCAACTGGCGGCCTCGGTTCAAGTACTATCACTG GGCGCTGTCCTTCCTGGGCATGAGCCTCTGCCTGGCTCTTATGTTTGTCTCCTCCTGGTACTATGCCCTGGTTGCCATGCTCATCGCAGGCATGATCTACAAGTACATTGAGTACCAAGG GGCTGAAAAGGAGTGGGGCGACGGGATCCGAGGTCTATCCCTGAGCGCTGCCCGCTATGCGCTGTTGCGGCTGGAGGAGGGGCCTCCTCACACCAAGAACTGGCG GCCTCAGCTGCTGGTGCTACTGAAGCTGGATGAGGACCTTCACGTGAAGTACCCACGGCTCCTGACTTTTGCCTCCCAGCTTAAGGCTGGCAAGGGCCTGACTATCGTTGGTTCTGTCATCCAGGGTAGCTTCTTGGAGAGCTATGGCGAGGCCCAAGCAGCTGAGCAG ACAATCAAGAACATGATGGAGATTGAGAAGGTGAAGGGCTTCTGCCAGGTGGTGGTAGCCAGCAAGGTGCGTGAGGGGCTGGCCCACCTCATCCAGTCCTGCGGCCTGGGCGGCATGAGGCATAACTCCGTGGTGTTGGGCTGGCCCTACGGCTGGCGACAGAGCGAGGATCCACGTGCCTGGAAGACCTTTATTG ataCCGTGCGCTGCACCACGGCTGCCCACCTGGCCCTTCTTGTGCCCAAGAACATCGCCTTCTACCCCAGCAACCATGAACGCTACCTGGAGGGCCACATCGACGTGTGGTGGATCGTCCATGACGGTGGCATGCTCATGCTCTTGCCCTTCCTGCTGCGCCAGCACAAG GTTTGGAGGAAGTGCCGGATGCGTATCTTCACGGTGGCCCAGATGGACGACAACAGCATCCAGATGAAGAAAGATCTGGCCGTCTTCCTATACCACCTGCGCCTTGAAgcagaggtggaggtggtggagatg cataACAGTGACATCTCCGCATATACCTACGAGCGGACACTGATGATGGAACAGCGGTCCCAGATGCTCCGGCAGATGAGGCTGACCAAGACTGAACGGGAGCGAGAA GCCCAGCTGGTTAAGGATCGGCACTCAGCCCTGCGGCTGGAAAGCCTGTACTCAGATGAGGAGGACGAGTCTGCAGCTGGGACTGACAAGATCCAGATGACGTGGACGCGGGACAAGTACACGGCAGCTGAACCCTGGGACCCCAGCCATGCCCCTGACAACTTCCGGGAACTGGTGCATATTAAGCC GGACCAATCAAATGTGCGGCGCATGCACACAGCTGTGAAGCTCAATGAAGTCATTGTCACACGCTCCCACGATGCCCGTTTGGTCCTACTGAACATGCCTGGACCACCCAAAAACAGTGAGGGTGACGAGAACT ACATGGAGTTCCTGGAGGTACTGACAGAGGGCCTCGAGCGGGTGCTGTTGGTACGTGGCGGTGGCCGTGAAGTCATCACCATCTACTCCTGA